One Aestuariirhabdus haliotis genomic window carries:
- a CDS encoding SPFH domain-containing protein codes for MESAIIVLLDKIPSWVIWLIPVVWLAPKFFGLRVIRKTHGGVKFTTPIKFKMLFNFKEWSLLPPFMPSEAATVTPISPGICLYNKLLSDIEIYPTARQTTNLQYQALVTNDKNSIAVSTIIAYEVTDLVRAFGETWDVEDLIKDISLARVRLLLTAMSFKDIIKDQTSIDESLTEAIKADLEEYGIQVINAYFTDLAPSSNTLFMGGNGSSLLPTPINEEHRNAS; via the coding sequence GTGGAATCTGCAATAATAGTTCTTTTGGATAAAATTCCTAGCTGGGTGATTTGGCTTATTCCCGTTGTTTGGTTAGCTCCTAAATTCTTTGGATTAAGAGTTATCCGGAAAACTCATGGAGGTGTGAAGTTTACAACTCCGATTAAATTTAAAATGCTTTTCAATTTTAAAGAGTGGTCCTTATTGCCTCCCTTCATGCCTTCAGAAGCTGCGACGGTCACCCCAATTAGTCCAGGTATATGCTTATATAATAAGTTGCTTTCAGATATCGAAATATATCCAACAGCAAGACAGACCACCAATTTACAATATCAAGCACTTGTAACGAATGATAAAAATTCAATAGCAGTAAGTACGATAATTGCCTATGAAGTTACAGATTTAGTCCGTGCTTTTGGTGAGACTTGGGATGTTGAGGATCTAATAAAAGATATTTCATTGGCTCGAGTTCGGTTGCTATTAACTGCTATGTCCTTCAAAGATATAATTAAAGATCAAACTAGTATTGATGAATCTCTGACAGAAGCTATAAAAGCAGATCTTGAAGAATATGGTATTCAAGTAATTAATGCGTATTTCACTGATTTAGCACCTTCATCAAACACGCTATTTATGGGAGGGAATGGATCAAGCTTGCTCCCAACCCCCATCAATGAAGAGCATCGCAATGCTAGCTAA
- a CDS encoding DUF6678 family protein — MSFDQNHNDEIRRRFKTKAKSMSSHMSNTKWRKLFKTVAPVLRATAPWGSDVQTKCRYKLLGEDLERSGKWPEEKDLLEIYISDGVWGCPVEYQHIEWVMILLTYEINPNAKAVHNIKEVAEVLKGVAEFPIEETGNSLKILGYK, encoded by the coding sequence ATGAGTTTTGATCAGAATCATAATGATGAAATTAGACGCAGATTTAAAACAAAAGCTAAATCTATGTCATCTCATATGAGCAATACCAAGTGGCGTAAATTATTTAAAACGGTAGCCCCTGTTCTACGTGCTACTGCTCCATGGGGTTCGGATGTCCAAACTAAATGTCGCTATAAACTTCTTGGCGAAGATCTAGAAAGGTCAGGTAAGTGGCCGGAAGAGAAAGATCTTTTAGAAATATATATTAGTGATGGTGTGTGGGGTTGTCCTGTAGAGTATCAGCACATTGAATGGGTAATGATACTTTTAACTTATGAAATAAACCCAAACGCAAAAGCAGTTCATAATATTAAAGAGGTAGCGGAGGTGTTAAAGGGTGTGGCTGAATTCCCAATAGAAGAGACAGGTAATTCTCTAAAAATATTGGGCTACAAATAA